A single genomic interval of Prunus dulcis chromosome 5, ALMONDv2, whole genome shotgun sequence harbors:
- the LOC117626988 gene encoding pectate lyase-like isoform X2: protein MAMEAEKLNVVILCVFVIAITIPTTVRANIADFDEHWQQRAAEAKKAAHEAYHDDPIAVTEHFNKQVLDTFDYANNTRRNLNQKYKGPCMATNPIDRCWRCDPNWEKNRKRLADCALGFGRKATGGKLGPIYVVTDNTDADLVNPKPGTLRHAVIQNGPLWIIFARDMRIKLTEELLVASDKTIDARGANVHILDGAQISLQFVKNVIITNLHIHNNKPGNGGMIRDSINHFGQRTRSDGDGISMFGATNVWIDHVSLSNCADGLIDAIQGSTAITISNCHLTNHNDVMLFGSSDSNSQDQVMQITLAFNHFGKGLVQRMPRCRWGFFHVVNNDYTHWLMYAIGGSQHPTIISQGNRFIAPSNQATKEVTHRNNAQEGEWRSWNWRSENDLMMNGAFFVQSGSPIRNLPKADMIQAKPGSFVTRLTRFAGPLKCVKNKPC from the exons atGGCAATGGAAGCTGAGAAGCTAAATGTTGTGattttatgtgtttttgtAATTGCAATAACAATCCCAACAACAGTGAGGGCAAACATTGCGGATTTTGATGAGCATTGGCAGCAGAGAGCCGCAGAAGCCAAGAAGGCCGCCCATGAAGCCTACCATGATGATCCTATAGCAGTCACCGAGCATTTCAACAAGCAAGTCCTTGA CACCTTCGATTATGCAAACAACACAAGAAGGAACTTGAACCAGAAGTACAAGGGTCCATGCATGGCTACAAACCCTATCGATCGTTGTTGGCGATGCGATCCAAACTGGGAAAAAAATCGCAAGAGGCTAGCCGATTGTGCCCTTGGCTTTGGGCGCAAGGCAACTGGAGGGAAACTTGGACCAATATATGTGGTCACAGATAACACCGACGCTGACCTAGTGAACCCGAAACCCGGCACACTCCGCCACGCTGTGATTCAAAATGGGCCACTTTGGATCATATTTGCTCGGGACATGAGGATAAAGCTGACCGAAGAGCTTCTGGTGGCCAGTGACAAGACCATTGATGCACGAGGTGCTAACGTGCACATCCTCGATGGCGCCCAAATTTCATTGCAGTTTGTGAAGAATGTGATCATCACCAACCTCCACATCCATAACAACAAGCCTGGAAATGGCGGCATGATTAGGGACTCTATCAATCACTTTGGACAGCGCACGCGTAGCGACGGAGATGGAATATCCATGTTTGGAGCCACAAACGTTTGGATAGACCATGTCTCTTTGTCAAATTGCGCAGATGGGCTCATTGATGCCATCCAAGGCTCTACGGCCATCACCATATCCAACTGTCACCTCACCAATCATAATGAT GTGATGTTGTTTGGTTCAAGTGATAGCAACTCTCAGGATCAAGTGATGCAGATAACTCTGGCTTTCAACCATTTCGGGAAGGGGTTGGTTCAGCGGATGCCAAGGTGCCGGTGGGGATTTTTCCATGTCGTCAACAACGACTACACTCATTGGCTTATGTATGCCATTGGAGGCAGCCAACACCCTACCATAATTAGCCAGGGCAACCGGTTCATTGCTCCGTCGAACCAAGCGACTAAAGAG GTGACTCATAGGAACAATGCACAAGAGGGCGAGTGGAGATCATGGAATTGGAGATCAGAGAATGATCTTATGATGAACGGAGCATTCTTTGTTCAATCCGGAAGCCCCATTAGGAATCTCCCAAAGGCAGATATGATCCAGGCAAAACCTGGGTCATTTGTGACCAGGCTCACACGCTTTGCCGGTCCTCTTAAATGCGTTAAAAATAAGCCATGTTAA
- the LOC117626988 gene encoding pectate lyase-like isoform X1 gives MAMEAEKLNVVILCVFVIAITIPTTVRANIADFDEHWQQRAAEAKKAAHEAYHDDPIAVTEHFNKQVLDSTFDYANNTRRNLNQKYKGPCMATNPIDRCWRCDPNWEKNRKRLADCALGFGRKATGGKLGPIYVVTDNTDADLVNPKPGTLRHAVIQNGPLWIIFARDMRIKLTEELLVASDKTIDARGANVHILDGAQISLQFVKNVIITNLHIHNNKPGNGGMIRDSINHFGQRTRSDGDGISMFGATNVWIDHVSLSNCADGLIDAIQGSTAITISNCHLTNHNDVMLFGSSDSNSQDQVMQITLAFNHFGKGLVQRMPRCRWGFFHVVNNDYTHWLMYAIGGSQHPTIISQGNRFIAPSNQATKEVTHRNNAQEGEWRSWNWRSENDLMMNGAFFVQSGSPIRNLPKADMIQAKPGSFVTRLTRFAGPLKCVKNKPC, from the exons atGGCAATGGAAGCTGAGAAGCTAAATGTTGTGattttatgtgtttttgtAATTGCAATAACAATCCCAACAACAGTGAGGGCAAACATTGCGGATTTTGATGAGCATTGGCAGCAGAGAGCCGCAGAAGCCAAGAAGGCCGCCCATGAAGCCTACCATGATGATCCTATAGCAGTCACCGAGCATTTCAACAAGCAAGTCCTTGA CAGCACCTTCGATTATGCAAACAACACAAGAAGGAACTTGAACCAGAAGTACAAGGGTCCATGCATGGCTACAAACCCTATCGATCGTTGTTGGCGATGCGATCCAAACTGGGAAAAAAATCGCAAGAGGCTAGCCGATTGTGCCCTTGGCTTTGGGCGCAAGGCAACTGGAGGGAAACTTGGACCAATATATGTGGTCACAGATAACACCGACGCTGACCTAGTGAACCCGAAACCCGGCACACTCCGCCACGCTGTGATTCAAAATGGGCCACTTTGGATCATATTTGCTCGGGACATGAGGATAAAGCTGACCGAAGAGCTTCTGGTGGCCAGTGACAAGACCATTGATGCACGAGGTGCTAACGTGCACATCCTCGATGGCGCCCAAATTTCATTGCAGTTTGTGAAGAATGTGATCATCACCAACCTCCACATCCATAACAACAAGCCTGGAAATGGCGGCATGATTAGGGACTCTATCAATCACTTTGGACAGCGCACGCGTAGCGACGGAGATGGAATATCCATGTTTGGAGCCACAAACGTTTGGATAGACCATGTCTCTTTGTCAAATTGCGCAGATGGGCTCATTGATGCCATCCAAGGCTCTACGGCCATCACCATATCCAACTGTCACCTCACCAATCATAATGAT GTGATGTTGTTTGGTTCAAGTGATAGCAACTCTCAGGATCAAGTGATGCAGATAACTCTGGCTTTCAACCATTTCGGGAAGGGGTTGGTTCAGCGGATGCCAAGGTGCCGGTGGGGATTTTTCCATGTCGTCAACAACGACTACACTCATTGGCTTATGTATGCCATTGGAGGCAGCCAACACCCTACCATAATTAGCCAGGGCAACCGGTTCATTGCTCCGTCGAACCAAGCGACTAAAGAG GTGACTCATAGGAACAATGCACAAGAGGGCGAGTGGAGATCATGGAATTGGAGATCAGAGAATGATCTTATGATGAACGGAGCATTCTTTGTTCAATCCGGAAGCCCCATTAGGAATCTCCCAAAGGCAGATATGATCCAGGCAAAACCTGGGTCATTTGTGACCAGGCTCACACGCTTTGCCGGTCCTCTTAAATGCGTTAAAAATAAGCCATGTTAA